The Apostichopus japonicus isolate 1M-3 chromosome 1, ASM3797524v1, whole genome shotgun sequence DNA segment GTTATTTAAATCTAAGCGTACACTGTTTTGGTTCATTGTGATTTCTTcttttgataaatttgaaaataaaagtatatAAGGATCCAATGAGTCGAACATAATATTACTATTTCATGTCAATTTTATTTAATGATAAATAACTAAAAAACTATTATTGCATTTCGCAGAACCGATGAAGTGTATTGACCGTTGTGGCAAACCATCAAATTCCTATGCGTGTGGCTGTGATGCGTATTGCGTGACTGTTGGTGACTGTTGCCATGACTTCACCGAAATATGTCCACAAGAACATGATGTATCAGTAAGAAGACTTACCAGTACTGAAAAGGAGGCTTACCAAATGTATGAGATATGCTTTCAAGTCTTCAACGAGAAAACCCCAAGACCAACAATAACACAACCAACAAAGTACAGAATGGTTGCAAACTGTCCATCGACCTGGACCAATCACAAAGTTGTAAGCGAGTGTGAAGCAAATGTAACTTTCTCTAACTTTCTGTCCATTTTTCCCGTGCATAACGAAGTCGGGATTTTATTCAAGAATTCTTACTGCGCGTTATGCCACGGCACGGCCGTAGAGGATATGTTGCCATGGATATTAGAGTCAGACGGTTCAAAACGATGGGTTGCTCCGCCCAGAAATATTTGGGGATCTCAGTTTAACGTTTGTAACGAAGGATTTAACTTTTTTAAGTCGTGTCCTCCGGgtacaaataaaactatttcAGAGAAATGTGATAGCTACTTAAAACCGCAGATCAGTTATGATGGAGTTATCAAAAATGAACACTGTGGCTTTTGCAACGGACAAATCATTGCCGGAGCACACACGATTAAACAACCAGTAACATTTGACGTGATTTTTGGCTTAAAGTCATGGTCTGCACTAACAGCAAGTTGTGGAAGCAGTAGTCACATAGATGTGTCTGGGTTATTTCAAAATGCGTGTCCACTTTTGAATGATCTCATTCAGCTAGAGAAGGACGAATCGGAAACAACAGACACGAGTCCCGAACAATGCGTCAGGGATTTCATGTCAAAAACTTTCCAGATATCGGAAATATTTTATCATCTAAATCTGACAATGGTTACCGCCGAAAGTGAATTTTACATCTCGGCAATCGGCTTACCTAATGAACTTACTATTTTGCATTTAGAGAACTCGTTACGTAACCGCCTCACAATACCAAATTGCAACTTGATAATGTCCGTATTTTTGCCAAGTAGTTACCGTTGTGATGGGGTAGATGAGTTAGACGTCGAAGAACAGCCGTTTGATAATAAAGTTATGACATTTCAGTGCAAACAAGCTACATGCAAGGTAACGACATTTTATGAAGATGTCTGCTTCGAAAATCTTACTTGTCGATGGGAACACGAATACTTATCACCTATCGACTTTAAAGTGGAAGATTTTGTTGCCATGGAAATGACCCACGTACAGACTGGCGCAGTTTTGACACGTAAAGACTTTATGATCACAATAGACCAACAAATCCACACGTGCTCAGAAGTTCTGATTGGACCTTGGATCAGAACGgcatattttattcaaatgatTTGTGGACCGTTGTCCCTCATTTGCATAATTCTTATGATAATGATTCATATTCTTTTCTCTAAGCTTCGTAACATCTATGGATTCTGCATCGTCAGTCTTCTCGCAATGCTCTTCGTATCACTGGTTCTGTTTATGTTATCAACGCTTTCACAGATGGTCGACGGACTTGCGCAGTTCGTTGTGGCAATAAGTCACTACGCTTGGTTGTCCGCCTTCGCGTGGATGACCGTGATATCCTTCCACGTTTCTCACACCTTCGGAAGTAAGTTCGTAGCAAACAGGATGAGTAGAATCTCAAACCGAAAAGAGGTTCTGTTATATTCTCTCTTCGGTTGGGGAATACCTTTGCCTTTCTTGCTTATTGGCATCTCTTTGCATTTATGTGACTGTACGACATTTCACTACACGACACATTGGATGTCACGTGGTGTTCCTACCGTCATGCTTTTCGCACTACCGGCTGGCGTTCTAGCTCTGACTACGACCATTCTATTCATCAATGGAATCGCAAAGTTAAGAAGACGTCAAGCTACACCCCAAGAATCGGAAACCAGCAGGTTGTCTCACATGCACAATTACATTGTAGCCCTGAGGGTAAGTCCTTTCGCCATTTAAAATTCATTACGTCATTGAAGACATCAGAACAAGATTATATTGACTTAGGAGGCTGAATGGTGAAACAAACAATTCTAACAaatgtgccaaaaaaaaaaaccattttgCTGGTATACCTCATCAATAACATGTAAGAAATTGTAAGAATAAGAAATTAAAGATATTCCTGACGCTTCGAATTTAGATTTGCAATTATTTGCGGTGGTGGAAAAGTTATCATTAGTTAGCATTTGACTGTGATTTAATGAGGAAATAAGTTTAAAAGATTAAACAGCTCCTCCAATGACTGTTTTATATCTTCCTCTTTGTGATGTGAAAGGCACTTAAAGTCTTCTGTATTTTTACGTTACCGCGATTGGAGTACAAAAGAACGATTGCGATTACAGCGATGAAGTCAAGTACGGTACGGTATAGATAAAATACTGCATAATAATGACAACATCACCAAAAGTTCAATTCACTtgattatactgtatatataccgtGAAATGAACCTCTAATCCAAGGAGGCAAAATTGATGAAGATGTCACGGTTCGTCTCGACAATTAATGCTTATACATCAATCTCTTCCACACTGTGGGCTACGGATATCAGGAAAACAGATAACTCCCTGATGTGTTCATTCAAGgaataaagaaaattaattaatatcagATATCGTTTCTCTATTACGACAACTTAGTATTAAAATTCTAAATTAAACTTTGCGGTACCAAacttcaaaaaaaaacaacgtaTTGCTTCATAACAAtgtatgacaaaattttatagCTATCATCAGTAATAATATTGTCTGTTATAAACTTCGAAACGAGCGTGACGCGGTGGTACGTATATTACCGCGCACTCCTCTGAAATGATTTTATTGTGATCGCTACGCACAGTGAGCACAGCTTGAAGTGCACtaggattttgtttttttttccaccacAGTTAAGTCAAAACTATAAGTAAAAACTAGTTTGGTAGTtattgtttgtattagtattagtGAAAGGACATTAATTGTTATTTGTTTGtgcatgtgtgcgtgtgcgtgagTGGGTGTGTGAACTTGTGTTGTAatctgaggacttgaacaaaggaattccaagtaCTCATTTGCCATTTTAGGAATCATTACGTCCtcgaaagaattctattgttaataAAGGGGTATTGTTACGGTTAGGGGACATGGATGTGCTCAatggaataaaaacaataatggGGTCCTAAGTttaaatgtaaaacacacctgtgtgtATGTGGGACAGTGTCGGTGTGTGAGAAATATCCTCTGAGTGTTCCTTCTATATGTATCCTGttatatttgacattttttgaCATTCATTGCTCAGCGATACACCAATAAACTCTCCAACCTTACCTTAAAAATATGATTGCAAGTTGATTCTCATggtttgatatatcatagacgCTTACTTGATAATTAACTCAAGTATGCATTTCAAATAGTGAAAAACACAgtcaacaaatttgaaatttccaattttctttcaaatgtgtTTTAAAGTCAATTGGGAATGTAGTATGAAATGTTGAGTATCGAGTCCAAATTAACTAATTATAGTCACtaattaacatttaaattgGTAAAGAATCTTGGAGGTTGTCTGTGTTGTTCAATTTCAATCCCATTTTTTGTTTAGCAATGCTGTATAAAGTTGTAAAAATGGCCGATCGAACATAATACTAACAACTGTAAAGCTCATTTCCAAGCGTCGATTATAACATGTGATAGATGCAGCAATTATAAGAATTAAacgtcatttcatatatatataacgtatatgcatatataaataaatttcataaaaataaattggaaaGACTTTGGTAACAGGCAGAAGTACTATAcggtaaaacaaaataaaacaaaaagttaTCGAAACATGTCTGACAAACACAACAGCAACGAAAACAAACTTTGATATTAAACAACAGTAACAACTAAAACtgtatttgcctgcaaatatGCAATTATTGTAGTACGCAtagagtgcttgcagtattaggaacaacttttcggttgttcatggtgctatattttgggcggacaacacatAAGGGAGTTTAGTCACGTAGGAACCtaacaaagtgagggcgcttgtgagcgtcgtgacaggctcagaataagttggctacgcagctagcctctgaagctgcaaatgtacagagactatatgatacttttaagtttcaacgtccagtcacgTGGGTATCATTCACTTGGCCactaatgccaatattgtaacGCGCACGCGCGCTACAATAACTAGAAGGATAGTTCAAATGACCATAACACATCAATGAACGTTTAAATAACTTCTACAACCAAAGGCGTTTTGTGAGTGAGCTGGGAAATGTAATTTGCCGTCAAACTTGTGATTGTAACTGGAGTCACTAGACCGCGAAGAGCCAATCATTCACTCAATCAAATATTGCAAGCGGCCTCACAATTACCTGATCAGTGAAAAATTCATTacaaaatgacgtcatcaatcttCACAGCTTGGTAATATGAAGTTTACAGTGAGACACAAACCAAGACATTGTCGTAACTACACTGAACTTATTCTCCTAACTATCTCCTAAAGTCTCCAAATTCTCCTGACTTAGTTCGGATAAGAAGTTTGAATATGTTACGTTTTCAAGTTTACACCACCTTGAATTAACAAACTGTCAGCCATATAGTATGTCGAATCTTTACAACAGGGAGAACGATACGGTAGTATGAAATCAAAATGTTACATACTGCAGGAGCTTTTCTCTGTCTGTGACTGTCTGTATAtccatctctctctccacctctctccacccatctctctttctttctctctctgtgATATTACCCACACACTTTGTATCAATAGTACTGCACAATGTTGAATAATTCCCTACTGGACCAAACCTAGCTCACTcgacccaaaaaaaaaaggtttctgtAGTGCGTcaatacaaatatcaaatttctaTGCTGTATAGAGAAAACGTACGACTTTAATTTCTACTGACATTTAGGATTGCCCTATATTTCGTTTTAAAATCACTGACAATACTTGCAGAGGTTGAACTAAAAATatcgtatcatatcatattaaaacCTCACTCAATTTATATCACTCAATTTTTTCTTTAGCTGTTTAAAAGTTTCGTAACAAATACGTTTCTACAGTGCGCGTATATATTCATGTCTTAGAACAACAGTTCTCAATGATTTTGATATTCTTATTGAGGTCAATAACATTTTCTACTTCCGTTGCGTATTTTGTAAGTCTGCCGgtttccttttacttttattttttgaaattagCCTCCAATTACGTGTGGaagttttaaatatatatttaaaaaaaaaacatatatccATACAACACACTTACCATTAAAGATTTAGATATGAAATACAACCCTAAGCTTGAATTTGAGTTTAAGGATGAATTACTGTAGAACTGTAGAATGTCATGGTGCAATCAATCGAAGAAAATTTAAGTAGAGTTTTGCacacataaaaaagaaaaatgtaaatgtatttgTAACTACTTTAAATTTTGCAGATATTTATCTTTTAAATTAGCTTCTTATCTGGAATACATCTAAAAACGAAATCGCCGATGACGTTGATTTTCAAAGTCCAAAATTTAATGTCAATGTCAAACCCATGTGTAATAACTTATACATGATTTCCCTTGCAAAGTTATATATCCAATTAACATAATTCTAACAAAATCAAATCACCCAATGATGACACTCATTTTGCGATGAAATGCATAgcatgcaagggcggcggaagcacttttaatctggggggcaccgacatcaaagggcactttgcagaaattcgattggaatgatacaGCCTTATGTTTAGTAccatttataactcttattgtattatcttatttgcgtatacacatcactccatcaacgcccccccccccctccctcaaggaaaacatgcatactagcactgcaatatccaatgtgcaaattgggaaacaaggaacaagttttcttttgagacaaaatgaggtgaaatcatgctagttgctaatgtaggaatcttccgaattagagtttatttcttgataatatcttaacaatttttttccattcgaaatagctttgagtttgacccacagaaattcattaaaagtcagggcgtagccaggatttgcaaagttgtatgcacagCTATCTGagaggagcgccaccatcggttggcgcggagcgtcaaaaaaatgtttggttttacaaacccttcagatggccggaaacggcccttcccgagtgttcattctggttccctggcctcttgctaacttgagacacctcaatttttatgtagaaaaagggcacatttttaacctgaggaaaagtggggggcacgtgccccctgtgccccccccccccggttccgccgcccttgatagCATGGCATGCTATAATAAGCTCGACTTTttctattgagttttgtgttactTCTGTAATTGAGCCTATTAAACCGGTGTACCGTAGGTATACCGTAATCCAGCCGCTTTGACTGATCAGTCTATCATGTTTAAAGCGTtatttatctttaaaaaaaataaagttatatAGACAACTACGACCTTTGAATGGTCTACACTCTACAGCATATCCAAATTAATTCTCTTTACTACAGTCATCCTTTAATAAACTATCTAAATCTTGGAAAACGATCAAAACTTAGAATTGTAACATTCAAAATGGTCTCCATTTTTACAGCTCTGTTTCATCGTCGGTATACCGTGGGTTCTTTTCATCATCTACGTCGCAAACCGGAATCGATACCTTCTGCCGATTTTGACTCTGGTCAATTCACTGCAAGGTTGTTTCATATTCATATCTTTCGTCACTACGAGGAGGGTTCGAGCTTTGATTACCGAAAAGCTGACAGTATCGCAATTGGCGACTACTACTACTTATAGTAAAGGCAAGCATTCCGCTCAAACCGAAACCGGTACACCGGAAACAACACCGCGGCTAAAGCGTGGTAAGTTACCGGGAAGCTCGTCCCCGAGCGATCAGCACAGAGCTGTAGATTGACTTAACCCTAACATATTTTACTTGACAGAACAACAACATGGATTGACGTTAACACATTTGGCGATATACGTCTGTATACTGTAAAGATCATTTTGAATAACTGAGCATGACACTTGTAATCGTTAtacagtttgtttgtttgttttttgctgTTACCGTATTTAAAAGAATTCGACCACAAGTCAGTTACCGTGGCTCTAAAGGGACATTTCGATGTAGGAATCCCGAAACGAAAAACAACTCGAAACATCGAAATGTCCCTTCACAGCCACGGTAGTTCAGTAAATAATATTCTAATTATATTTTTCCTCACCGTTTTCCAGTTTTTCTTCTTgggaaatattaatataattaacatgATTATTTCTGAATCTTTGGGAGGTTTTCTCTTCATTTGGGTTATACTGTGAATTTCGTGTTTTAATTCTTGTAAGAGTATTCAAAGTAGCCTAGGCGCCAATAATGACAAGTTCAATTGTTGCATCGGTTATTATTAACAATTTCAagttaaataatttaatttttctcaGATTTGGTGTTCTTGTTTTCAACATTAGGTCGGTTATGAGCACTGTGTGCATCAGATGTTacttgattttgaaaaaaaatccaactagactagatataaatatatgattaaaATCATGTAATGCTTATCCAAATACTGTATTCgtgatttttttgttatttcgaGTAGTGATAGCCACgcatataaaaatatatgtatatatatatatatatatatatatatatatatatatatacatatatatatatgtacatatttatatatatatatatatatatatatatatatatatatatatatatatatatatatatatatataccactgaATGACCCATTGCTGATATTAGATTTATTAAACCAGCAGAACACCTATGGAcgtaaattaaatgaaaattacCGAATTATTAGACACGCTGATCTGACGTCAACACCAGCCTTGCTCTTGTGAGGAACATTCCGTAGAGTTTGCGTTTGCTGAACATCTGTACCTGTACAGAGACAACTAAAATATATAGCAAACATAATAACATGTATTAACACTCTTTCAATATGTTTTCTATTTTATATCAACACAACTGTTTATCTATAATAAAATTTCATTGTTTGACATTAACCCATGAAATCCGGTATTTTGTATTTGCAAATTCGATTATTCGCTATTTGTGATGGAGTcgctctaaaaaaaaaaacaattacgaATAATTACGAATCAACATGTTTCTTAATGTGTCTTTATTATGTTGTAGAAACTTTCAGCGGACACTTCCTCATCTGAGAAGGTGGTGAGTTCAAAGTTAATGTTGTGTCGCCTCCACCTTCGTGTATCATTAATTCACAGTAATTATATACGCTTTCAAAATGAAATGCAGTACTAGCATGTATATTTTCCCATAGCTAATTATAGAATATTAAGCTGCAATTTTCATTTGGTTTCATTAAAAATGGTAACAGGACCAATTTTGGGAACTTTACATTGGTTCGTCGTTAACACCATAACGTTACATTACATTAAACGTCTTTAGTGTTAAAAGTGTCTGACGACAGCGGAAGAATATTCATGATCTGTGTGATTCGGTCGCCGGCGACAAAACATCGACTTACGTCATAGTTGTTCCTATGTGGTAGCCTAATTCATTTCAGTAAACACTAACAATCACTCACCAATTTTGTCCTACGTTTTCGTCATCCCCATTATATTTGTTTCAGTGCTGCTTTGTGCCTTACCCATGTAGCTATTATGCACAGTACACCCTTGTTTTCAATAACAAAGTAGCACAGCGAGCTTATGGTATTGAACGACTCCATTTTCGCACATCTAGTACATGCAGTATACTTCGTTTGTTCTGTTATTTCTAATTCAGTAACATTAATCACTTAGTGACCAATATGATCATCGACAATTGCATGCATTCCTTCTGTGTATAAACCTTCCCCTGTATGTAAACAAGATTTCTACGTAACATAGTAAGCAATTCCGACAACCATCCTTTCGAGCCAAACAAAAATTTACATATCACGGAGAATAAAAAGTGACTTAAGCGAAGTGGGTAGACCATGAACCTTACAAGAACTGACCTTTGAAAGAGTCCAACAATACTACCTAGAAGTTTAACAACTATGACAATTTTGAAATCAGCCATGAAGTGAAGCAAACCAGAAGTGGTCTGAGATTCTTGGTACGTTTGCCGGGAACAGAAGTTctgtaacattttattttcgTAGAAGACATCCAATAAAACAGACTGCGACAGATGTTCCACAACCATACGCTTAAGTAAATCTGTCAAGGTGAATAATGCCACGGTGGAGACAGAAGCCATGCAAATCATTCTTGTCGAGTTGAATGTATCATAACATCACCTGTCAGCTGCATTTGTCGTCTAGATaaaaagaggacatcgtagttaggctttataagcagttggttaggcctcatctggagtatgctgtgcaggcttggaacccttattttgctaaggataaggaagtacttgaaaaggtccagaggagggctactaggatgattagttccttaaagagggttccttattataggcggttacaactgttgaatctcaccacactggagcttaggaggttacgtggggacttgatccaggttttcaagattgtgtatggtttcgacaatttatcctttaccgactttttcatgtttgctaacagtagttgtaccagaggtcattgtcttaaactccaaaagtcgcatagtaggattaatattcggcataacttttttctaatagggttgtgaatgagtggaatggtttgcctgagaaagttgtacttgcaagtagtgccaatgggtttaagaatgctttggacaagcactttaagcattgtaatcgggtctgagtgtttgtgtcttcagttttttcccctctcatctatagggtccttgatggggacttaaatgtccctcctgatccttttttctactaa contains these protein-coding regions:
- the LOC139968829 gene encoding uncharacterized protein, with the protein product MMACCMVWITWFFLQLFLFTLEVQCMDLRISDVRLRRIFHPRGGIVEVNFQIAKDTWKPVCAPPGSEGKHFADLVCSHLGFGGVSKMPERAPQNATYIYKRPISMSCTANGLLENCTSKLHFGNCEKLAYIECDYEPMKCIDRCGKPSNSYACGCDAYCVTVGDCCHDFTEICPQEHDVSVRRLTSTEKEAYQMYEICFQVFNEKTPRPTITQPTKYRMVANCPSTWTNHKVVSECEANVTFSNFLSIFPVHNEVGILFKNSYCALCHGTAVEDMLPWILESDGSKRWVAPPRNIWGSQFNVCNEGFNFFKSCPPGTNKTISEKCDSYLKPQISYDGVIKNEHCGFCNGQIIAGAHTIKQPVTFDVIFGLKSWSALTASCGSSSHIDVSGLFQNACPLLNDLIQLEKDESETTDTSPEQCVRDFMSKTFQISEIFYHLNLTMVTAESEFYISAIGLPNELTILHLENSLRNRLTIPNCNLIMSVFLPSSYRCDGVDELDVEEQPFDNKVMTFQCKQATCKVTTFYEDVCFENLTCRWEHEYLSPIDFKVEDFVAMEMTHVQTGAVLTRKDFMITIDQQIHTCSEVLIGPWIRTAYFIQMICGPLSLICIILMIMIHILFSKLRNIYGFCIVSLLAMLFVSLVLFMLSTLSQMVDGLAQFVVAISHYAWLSAFAWMTVISFHVSHTFGSKFVANRMSRISNRKEVLLYSLFGWGIPLPFLLIGISLHLCDCTTFHYTTHWMSRGVPTVMLFALPAGVLALTTTILFINGIAKLRRRQATPQESETSRLSHMHNYIVALRLCFIVGIPWVLFIIYVANRNRYLLPILTLVNSLQGCFIFISFVTTRRVRALITEKLTVSQLATTTTYSKGKHSAQTETGTPETTPRLKRGKLPGSSSPSDQHRAVD